The sequence ttctggtcttcaTCAGGACTACTGGAAAGATCCTCCTGTTCCTCTTTAACCTCTTCAGATTCCAGTTCTTCCTTCGCCTGGATCATTTGAAGTTCTGGTTCTCTGTGGAGGAGAACCTCACTGGGAGGAACCGTAAAGGTTTCTGACTCCTGCTTCACCACTTTATTACAGACGCTCAGTTCAACCTGTTCTTCCTTGACTGGTTGATGTTCCTCAGTTGTCTGTGAATCTGGTTCGGTGTTCTCCAGAGGAGGATTCACCGTGAAGCAGTCAGTCTCCTGCTTCACAACAACCTGCTCTGCATCATCAAACACTTCTACCTGTTggtcttcttcctcttttatcTCCGTCATCGGCTTCGGTTCTGGTCGTCCTTGTTCTTTCCTCCCTGGGTCGTTTGGTTTCTTCTTGTCAGGGTTGTAGTTCCCTTCCTTGCTAATGAGAAAGTGATCATCAACAACCTCCCAGGTAAACGCCGACATGATGAAGATGACGGCCTGACGGAAAGAAGAAcaagtaaaaatttattttttaccatcagatgaacaaaatataaacaggaTCAAGTCAAAGTAATCTGTAGGAGCAAATGTCACTGGGGAGAGAGATCCCAAGGAGCATTTTAAAGTCTAtgctctgagctacagggagccagtggaaggaGTTTAGAATTGTCTTTATGTGAAGGTTCAgctcagagtccatcactacacccaAATTTCTAACCCGATTgccagctgtaataactgaagctgtgcactgattctttaggtccaaagacagtaaatttttttctgttcagttggAGAAAATTATGACACATAGATGCATTGATTTGTTCTAAGCATTTGTTCAGTGCCTTGATGGGTTCCGAGTCACTGCAATGACTCGGAACCCATCAGAGTCATTATGATTCCATCAGGTATGAAGATGATCCCATTACTagattagctaccataactaatATAGTTAGAAAGTTATGGTATCATCTACGTATCAGATTATATCATAActatcatctgcatagttatggtagctaatctCTTTActtgttataacctgagccattGGGATCATGTAGATATTAAAGAGAATCCGTCCCCTATGATGAGAAATTACCTACTGATATAAGAAAATCCCTATTCTTTAGGCAAGACTCAAACCAGTAAGGTTCTGCTCCAGAGAGTCAAACCCAACTCTCCAGTTGGAATAATATATCACGGTCAATagtgtcaaatattttaattgttcatgCTGTGGTTCTTTCGCGATCTGTATTTATGTGGATTCAGAATCACCTCAACTGACTCAGTTTGATGTGGAAGATGTGTTGAACTCCAGCTTTATCTCATTTAAACGTTTTAACGGCTAAAACATCTGttcatttactcattttaagGGTTAGGTGGCCGATGGTTCCCTTCCCAATATGGCGGACGTGTCGCCGCATCTGAAGAACTATTAGCTTGTAATTGCTGACACCGTTCTTTAAAAATGGTTATCTTACCCGGTTGTCTTGTACTCTTTGGTGACAGAAAACGCAACCCAGTTCCCAATGAACGTTCAGTGTTGTCGGTGTGAACTCATCTTTATCATTTTCTCTAAAGGGGAACCGGTTTCTTCTTATGTCCTGGGGTTAGCTTCTCACTTAGCTCGGATGCTAATCATTCTCCCTGCGGCTGTTGTTGCTCTTTAAACGGAGAGAAAGCGCTGCCAGCAGTCGGCTGAAACGGCTGAGTGCTTTTAGTGAGATAAAATATCAAGGCAAACTcaataaagaacaaaagaacacaAACTTTTTTATTGATCCTTTTTTCCTTCGTTCTCTTCTTCCTGGCATCCAGCATGCAGGTGgatgcattaccgccacctgtTGGACTCTGGAGAGTAGTACAactggtggggggaaaaaacacgACATCTAAAAAGGTTTGTaaattctgtcttttaaaaaatcactgTTGTTGGTATCTTGTGAGAATGAAGTCTTATTTACAAAATTGATATATATTAATCACGTTGTGCTGCTAAAATATTCGTAGCGcagttgattgacaccaaatTGGCTTGACTTTGTAAATCTGAGGTTGGTTGACCCTTGATGACCTCTgggaacatttattaatatctttaaaataagagcAATACAATGACATTTTTTGCTGCCCAAACATAACACAAATGATTAACACaatatttaattagattttataaatgtaatgggttggttgacctttgacctatggcaaatgttttgtttaatatgaAGAAACTCAAGAAGAcagaacaaactaaaaaacaaagtctgagttttattatttcttcttttcctctgtgGCTGTTTAGTCGTGTGTTTTATCTGGAatcttgtaaattattttaatgttttgtgcaGAAACATATAAAGCATATAtaaaacttcatgttttttccctttttattgtttttacaaatcaatcttAAGCAACATAATGGAGCCTTTAGCAGAAATTTGCAACAGAAAAGCCTTtgatgtcaaagtgaaaacagatttctacaaaaatattgacaaatacaaatgtttgaataaatattcaCCCCATTGGACTCAGTTGTTAGATGAACATTTGTTTGGAATCAGAAAGTCTGTAAAAAGGTTTAAACATCTGGACGCTGCAGTTTTCCTCCATTCTTCCTAAAAAAGGTTGAAGCTTCTTAGTAAGcttttctctgattggttgaagtGTTAATTAATCGTCCTGCAGTAACCAAGGATACTGATGAACCAGTGAATGGACCTCCCAGACCAGGGGGCCccagtcggtcctggagggccccAGTCGGTCCTggatcctgcatgttttagtctctccctggtttaacgcacctggatccagtGATGGATCGTTAGAGACCTAAGAAGAACAtcgacctgctgaaaaggttgttggtgccaccagggagagaactgaaacgtgcaggatgccggaccTCAGGGACTCACTTTGGGCCCCCTGTTCCAGACGagtctttatttaaagactCACTGCTCTCAAGTGATCCTTGTGTGATCAAttgtttttttagtaaatgttatttaattgtaattattttgcaaaaatgaatATTCACGttgacattaaacatttttatccaaaaagtaaaattcttttatacacatttattatgcagaaaaacaatcaagaagcagcaaaaataagaacaatTCAGATGAAGGATTCCAGcaaatttacagaataaaagaGGTTTCTTGATCAACTATTTGCAATCAGatttgatataaaacaaaaagtaaaatttttacaGGCAACAGGGctgataaagttttaaataacgttttgtattttgattagcttacaattaagacaGCTGCTGGTTTTCTACAACATTTTACAggtaaaatcctaaaaatacaaagtgaggaaaacaataatacataagtaataataatagtcCTGGGTCACATTCTCTCTGCTTGTCAGAAGATATTCTACAAACTTCTTTTTAAGGCTTATTTACATACATATCCAGTCAGATTATAACTGGAACTCAATAATTTACAGAGCAGGTAAATTAATGCTTGTATGAGTTAAACTGAACAGTTTGGAGAATTTCTTTCCACAGAGAAGACATTCTCACCCGTGTGGCTCCTCAGGTGATCGTCCAGCTGAATGTTGTCGGTAAAAGACGATTCACAAAGATTACAGGAAAACCTCTTCTTGAGCTTCTTGGCTGTGtgattttttatgtgtttgaccATAGACATCTTGTTGGTAAATAATTTACCACATTCTTCACATGAAAacggtttctcacctgtgtgactCCTCCGGTGACGGTCCAAGTTACCTCTGGATATGAACGATTTATCACAAAGGTCACAAGGATAGGGTTTCTCACCAGTGTGAGTCCTCATGTGACATGCCAAGTTaaattttgtatgaaaaaattTAGGACACAGGTCACATGGAAACGGTTTCTCCCCTGTGTGACTTCTCATATGTTTAACCACAGCCAActtgtcaataaaaaaatccccacaaacttcacatgaaaacggcttctCGCCTGTGTGAGTCCTCCTGTGGCGGTCGAAGTTAATTTTGGCTGCAAAGGTTTTATCACAGAGGTCACATGGATACGGCTTTTCAGGGAGGTGAACTCTAGAGTGTTCTTTTAAAGCACCTTTACTTGTGTAGCTTTTCCCACAGGTGGCACACAAGAATGGCCTCTTGTTTGAGTGGAGTTTGACGTGACGAACCAGACCTcgtttgtttttgaaagactTATCACACAAACCACACGAGAACAGCTTCTCGCCAGTGTCGACTATGCTGTGTGTTATGCTGTGTTTTTTCAGGCTGCTTTTGCTTACGTAGCTTTTTCCGCAGATTGGACACGAGAATGGTTTCTCGCCTGTGTGGAGTCTCATGTGACAAACCAGATTTTGACTCTTGGTGAAAGATTTATCACACAATCCACATGGGAATGAATTCTCTCCCAGATGGTCTTTGATGTGTGCGTTTAAGCTACTTCTGTTGATGTAGCTTTTCCCACAAGTCTGACACGAGAATGGTCTTTCGCCGGTGTGATTTCTCATGTGACGAACCAAATGACTGCTAAAGCTGAACGACTTACTGCAGACCTGACAGGTATGCGGTTtctcaccagtgtggattctcATGTGAATTTTCAGGAGAGTTTTcctgattaaatgttttccacatattttacaGGAAcgcatgtttttatttggcttttttaaTTTAGAGTGTTCAACACTTTCATTGTGATTCTTTGTTAGCTCTTCATCTACATCTAATACCAGGTCATTGCATCCGTTCTTTGGTTGGTTTTCAGCTCCAGGGGAGTTGGTCGGGTGGATCTGGTCCTGGTTTAGATCCGGTTCACTGCTGTATTTTTCCTCCTGCAAAGGAGTTTCTCTGAAGGAATGCTGCTTTGCTACAAGTTGATCTTCATCCTGATCACTGCAGAGTTCCTCCTCTTCTTGTTTAATTTGTACAGTTTCTAGTTCCTCCAGTTCTTCTTTAAtctgttcaggttctggttcctccttcATCCCTGTGATCTGCTGCAGGTCAGGTTTACTCTGGAATAtttcatcagaaccagcagacaTCCTAAAGGTGTCAGCATCTGGCTTCACTACAGACTTCTGGTCATGAAAGATGTCCAGCTCAACTTGTTCTTCTTTGATGGGTTGATATTGTGGTGCCTCCTTCATCTGGTTCAGATCCGGTTCTCTGTGTTCCTCTTTCATCTCTAGATTGGTCGGTAAGTTGCGGTCAAGAACTGAGTTGCTTTCTCGTTGAATGAGCAACTGATCACCAGCAACCACCCAAACGTTAACAGACATGATGCTGTCTGGGACCTGAAGGAACAAATTGAACACTTTAGTGTTAAAGgttttgacaaaatatatttatatgaattGATTTgagtactttttttaaaaaaaatgcataaaaacacctgaaaatGTTTAGGTTTTAGGAGTTTCCATATAACAGTCATGTTCCTCCTGTTCAAGTTTTCTACtgtattttcttcactttgatTTCAACAGAACATTATAGAAATTGCAGCatgaaggaaaacacatttGGTCATATTTTACTAATTCTAGTGCAAAATAGtgaattttgataaattttgaattttggtTAAATCtatatggaaaaaagaaaaggtgaaaaacttttgttttcccaTGAAATTCTCCCACAAACGTGTTAAAATTCAAGCCTTTAGCAGAAGCACACTTTTACTGACAAGTTTTGgaagcataatttattttttaatttattaagatgtGGGATTTTAATCACCCTTTCACAATAAGAGCCTGATGGCCAGAAGTGCTATGCTAACACTGAGGTTAGCTTGCCAACCTGGGGCTCCATCAGGCAGTTAAATTTGACTCAATCCTCCCACATCTGGATCAGAAACGGATTGAAACACGACTGAcaaggtaatttaaaaatatttgcaacgTTACCATGTTTCTTATGTATAAAATAACCTGCCTGTTAAAGCATATtggtcattaaaataaaaatgtctccaaGTTTAATGTTGTAGCATAACTTCATTCCTTCATGACAGACAGAATGGTGCCtttaatcaaataaagaaactcgcaatttattaaaaagttaataaattattaatcataACATTAGTAATTTCATAAACCAAACATTAACActaattttgattcattttgacTGCTTGGAGAATCACGTTAATATGTGCTGTTTTGGGAATGCATTTCCTTTGTATCCGAATCTTTTATACTGTGGATAAAACTGTTGGGCACCAATGTGAATATGAGGctatgaaacaatattttaatgcaatttacCAGAAAATACTAATTGTTAattcaaactaaatttaaatttaaaaatactttattgatcccaaagggagattaaatgttgttgtaactcataaaCTGGAATAATATGAGATGAGGGAGAGGAAATTAAATGGTTAAGAAGTTATTCCTGCATGTGGCAACAGTTTAacttacaaaataatttgttgagtCCCCCAGGGGTCAGTCCATATCTTATACAGTATGATGTACTGATTTCACCTTGTTTGTCTTCCTGGACTGAGGTCTGCGGCTTTATGGGACTTTTCTTACAGCAACACAGATAATTGGTCAAGATGAATGTAAGAatcacataaatattttactaacaTTCTAGATGGTTGAAATAGTATGAAAACCACTTAATGTTATTtaactgataaaaacacaaattcacaaattaaaaacaacatattcccagcaaacattttaaatgtttgtcttttaaaaggTGGGGTCAATTTatggagcaaaaataaagattacTAAATGTAGAAAGTTAGAATAACTAGCAGGATATCTGTGATTTTGGAGTAAAACTTCAGAATGGGTTAA comes from Gambusia affinis linkage group LG10, SWU_Gaff_1.0, whole genome shotgun sequence and encodes:
- the LOC122838381 gene encoding gastrula zinc finger protein XlCGF57.1-like; this encodes MSVNVWVVAGDQLLIQRESNSVLDRNLPTNLEMKEEHREPDLNQMKEAPQYQPIKEEQVELDIFHDQKSVVKPDADTFRMSAGSDEIFQSKPDLQQITGMKEEPEPEQIKEELEELETVQIKQEEEELCSDQDEDQLVAKQHSFRETPLQEEKYSSEPDLNQDQIHPTNSPGAENQPKNGCNDLVLDVDEELTKNHNESVEHSKLKKPNKNMRSCKICGKHLIRKTLLKIHMRIHTGEKPHTCQVCSKSFSFSSHLVRHMRNHTGERPFSCQTCGKSYINRSSLNAHIKDHLGENSFPCGLCDKSFTKSQNLVCHMRLHTGEKPFSCPICGKSYVSKSSLKKHSITHSIVDTGEKLFSCGLCDKSFKNKRGLVRHVKLHSNKRPFLCATCGKSYTSKGALKEHSRVHLPEKPYPCDLCDKTFAAKINFDRHRRTHTGEKPFSCEVCGDFFIDKLAVVKHMRSHTGEKPFPCDLCPKFFHTKFNLACHMRTHTGEKPYPCDLCDKSFISRGNLDRHRRSHTGEKPFSCEECGKLFTNKMSMVKHIKNHTAKKLKKRFSCNLCESSFTDNIQLDDHLRSHTGENVFSVERNSPNCSV